A portion of the Nyctibius grandis isolate bNycGra1 chromosome 31, bNycGra1.pri, whole genome shotgun sequence genome contains these proteins:
- the TINCR gene encoding TINCR ubiquitin domain containing produces the protein MDTLRRSLSRWKRYHIKVHLADEDLMMSLTVKPRDTVMDLRAHLVREGVTSWKKTFYYNSRQLEEHETLKEANIQNGSVLLLVSNNR, from the coding sequence ATGGACACACTGCGAAGGAGCCTTTCTCGCTGGAAGAGGTACCACATTAAGGTGCACCTGGCTGACGAGGACCTGATGATGTCCCTGACGGTCAAGCCCAGAGACACAGTGATGGACCTACGGGCTCACTTAGTACGGGAGGGCGTCACTTCCTGGAAGAAGACATTTTATTACAACTCCAGGCAGCTCGAGGAGCATGAGACTCTCAAAGAAGCCAATATCCAGAACGGCTCTGTCCTGCTTCTAGTCAGCAATAACAGGTAG